The following proteins come from a genomic window of Candidozyma auris chromosome 4, complete sequence:
- the SMP3 gene encoding glycosylphosphatidylinositol-alpha 1,2 mannosyltransferase, protein MGMSQLNWRFVYLLTIGLRFVLALANSYIHPDEHFQSLEVASSLWLGYHTNIPWEFTSSSPARSYVPLAVLYYPILKLSQYMGLELPLQIWYLSRLVLMVMSWMITDWCLFRMLPTKQERIKAIYFTSTSYVTLVYQSHCFSNSIETMLVMGAVYIINELRFLFSQNDSQYDKRDLRRLATIFGALVAFGIFNRITFAAFLIFPSVFLLQSFWKWKSLLFFAVLSFAVVSGGCVLLDSVLFGSLSLADIVRDPWKASHYVITPLNSLLYNSSIENLGKHGLHPRYNHVLINLPQLFGPGLFLLFCRFRNRYWRTTPFISALSGIVFLSAVPHQELRFLLPVVPLLCSCFDLSLGYKDEAPKKSWLLSPLMALWFVFNIIMGVLMGIFHQGGVVPALDQLHGLQLQDTAQVWWRTYSPPTWMLADRENNCQFITLNADNHKFSFDESKKSYVVDAMGSDFGIVDELIKELRKKVVLVTPIASFKSHFDDSRFRKIWSTPFHLDLDHLDWSDPKTLQPGLAIYELV, encoded by the coding sequence ATGGGTATGTCTCAATTGAACTGGAGATTCGTCTATTTGCTTACAATCGGTCTTCGATTTGTTCTAGCTTTGGCGAACTCCTATATACATCCAGATGAACATTTCCAAAGCTTAGAGGTGGCCTCTCTGCTATGGCTAGGGTACCACACCAACATACCTTGGGAGttcacctcttcttcaccagcGAGAAGCTATGTGCCATTGGCAGTCCTATACTACCccattttgaagctttcgCAATATATGGGTCTCGAATTGCCCCTACAGATATGGTACCTATCCAGACTAGTTCTAATGGTGATGTCATGGATGATCACGGATTGGTGTTTGTTTAGGATGCTTCCTACTAAACAGGAGAGAATCAAGGCCATATACTTCACGCTGACATCATACGTTACGCTAGTGTACCAATCACACTGCTTTTCGAACTCTATTGAGAcaatgttggtgatgggCGCTGTTTATatcatcaacgagcttCGCTTCCTTTTTTCGCAGAATGATTCACAGTATGATAAGAGGGACTTGAGGAGGTTGGCTACGATTTTTGGCGCGTTGGTTGCATTTGGTATATTCAACAGAATCACCTTCGCTGCGTTCTTGATCTTTCCATCTGtgtttctccttcaaagtttttggaAGTGGAAGTCACTTTTGTTCTTTGCAGTATTGAGCTTCGCTGTGGTATCTGGTGGGTGCGTGCTTCTCGACTCCGTGCTATTTGGGTCGTTGTCGTTGGCAGATATTGTAAGAGATCCATGGAAAGCTTCTCATTACGTCATCACTCCATTGAACAGTTTACTCTACAATAGCAGCATTGAGAATTTGGGTAAGCATGGGCTCCACCCCAGATATAACCACgtcttgatcaatttgccTCAACTTTTTGGTCCTGGTCTCTTCCTTTTATTCTGCCGTTTTCGAAACAGATACTGGAGGACAACACCTTTCATAAGTGCACTCAGTGGTATTGTGTTTTTGTCAGCCGTGCCCCATCAAGAGCTACGATTCCTCCTTCCCGTGGTACCTCTTTTGTGCTCCTGTTTTGACTTAAGCCTCGGATATAAGGATGAGGCGCCTAAAAAGTCTTGGTTATTGTCGCCTTTGATGGCTCTTTGGTTTGTATTCAATATTATAATGGGTGTGCTTATGGGCATCTTCCATCAAGGCGGCGTTGTTCCTGCTCTTGACCAATTGCACGGGCTACAACTTCAAGATACCGCACAAGTCTGGTGGAGAACGTATTCCCCGCCAACATGGATGTTGGCAGACAGAGAGAATAATTGTCAGTTCATCACTTTAAATGCCGACAACCATAAGTTTTCATTTGAcgagagcaagaagagctACGTGGTTGACGCCATGGGATCTGATTTTGGAATCGTTGACGAGCTAATCAAGGAATTACGTAAGAAGGTCGTCTTGGTGACGCCGATTGCGTCTTTCAAATCGCATTTTGATGACAGCCGGTTCCGCAAAATATGGAGTACTCCGTTCCACTTGGATTTGGATCACCTTGACTGGTCTGATCCTAAAACTTTGCAACCTGGATTAGCAATCTATGAGCTAGTCTAG
- the PR26 gene encoding proteasome regulatory particle base subunit RPT3 — protein MEELGIEQPVVPTTSLPKSKLDWSHFTDDNSDVYLKLKKLEKELDLLLLQEDYIKDEQRHLKRELVRAQEEVKRIRSVPLVIGQFLEPIDENTGIVSSTTGSNYVVRILSTLDRELLKPSSSVALHRHSNALVDILPPEADSSIAIVGDNQKPDVTYADVGGLDMQKQEIREAVELPLTQGDLYSQIGIDPPRGVLLYGPPGTGKTMLVKAVANSTTASFIRINGSEFVQKYLGEGPRMVRDVFRLARENSPAIIFIDEIDAIATKRFDAQTGADREVQRILLELLNQMDGFDQTSNVKVIMATNRADTLDPALLRPGRLDRKIEFPSLKDRRERRLIFSTIASKMALAPEVDLDSLIVRNDPLSGAVIAAIMQEAGLRAVRKNRYMILQNDLEEAYTAQVKSGTEHDKFDFYK, from the coding sequence ATGGAGGAATTAGGCATAGAACAACCCGTTGTTCCCACAACCAGTCTTCCCAAATCAAAGCTTGACTGGTCTCATTTCACAGATGATAACCTGGACGTGTACTTGAAACtaaagaagttggagaaagagTTGGACTTATTGTTGTTACAGGAGGACTACATCAAAGACGAGCAGCGccacttgaagagagaacTAGTACgtgctcaagaagaagtgaagagaATCAGATCGGTTCCTTTGGTCATTGGCCAGTTTTTGGAACCTATTGACGAGAACACCGGTATAGTTTCTAGTACCACCGGATCAAATTACGTGGTAAGGATTCTTTCCACTTTGGACAGGGAACTATTAAAgccctcttcttctgttgcATTACACCGTCACTCCAATGCTCTTGTGGACATTTTGCCTCCTGAAGCCGACTCCTCTATTGCGATTGTCGGTGACAACCAGAAACCAGACGTGACGTATGCTGATGTTGGTGGTTTGGACATGCAGAAGCAGGAAATTAGGGAAGCTGTTGAGTTGCCATTGACGCAAGGTGACTTGTACTCGCAGATTGGTATCGATCCGCCCAGAGGTGTGTTGCTTTACGGCCCTCCAGGTACAGGTAAGACCATGTTGGTCAAAGCCGTTGCCAACTCCACTACTGCATCATTCATCCGTATCAACGGTTCAGAGTTTGTTCAAAAGTACTTAGGTGAAGGTCCAAGAATGGTGAGAGACGTTTTTCGTCTAGCTAGGGAAAACTCACCTGCAATCATtttcattgatgaaattgacgCCATTGCCACAAAAAGATTCGACGCCCAAACTGGTGCTGATCGTGAGGTGCAAAGAATTTTGTTGGAATTGTTAAATCAGATGGATGGGTTCGATCAAACTTCCAACGTCAAAGTCATCATGGCAACCAATAGAGCAGACACCTTAGATCCTGCATTGTTGAGACCGGGAAGATTGGacagaaaaattgaattcCCTTCATTGAAAGATAGAAGAGAGAGGCgtttgattttctccacTATTGCATCAAAGATGGCCTTGGCTCCAGAAGTTGATTTGGACTCTTTGATTGTACGGAATGATCCATTATCTGGTGCCGTGATTGCCGCTATCATGCAAGAAGCTGGTTTACGTGCGGTAAGAAAGAACAGATACatgattttgcaaaatgacTTGGAGGAGGCCTACACTGCTCAGGTGAAGAGCGGAACTGAGCATGACAAGTTTGACTTCTACAAGTGA